TGCCTGGAGCGCTCGGTTGGTGCAAACTGGCTGTAAAACGTATATGTTTTACATGCGATGTCTTCCTGAAGAGAGATCCGCCTGATGGACTCGCGAACCGCCCCGGGGAGCAGGCCGGCTTCCGAAAGACCGATCCTCTCCTCCTCGCACCTGGCAGACGGGGACTGGGCCGGCCTGTCCGAGCTCGAGTTCGGACTGATCGTGGCCGGCCACGCCTTCGACCGCTGGATCGTCCGCTGCATGGCCGCTGCCGGGGTGCCCGACCTGACCGTGACCGACGTGCTGGTGCTGCACCACGTGCATCACCGGGAACGGGCCAAGAAGCTCGCCGACATCTGCTTCACCCTGAACTACGAGGACACGCACGTGGTGTCCTATGCCCTGCGAAAGCTCGCCGGCCTTGGGCTGGTGAGCAGCGAGAAGGTCGGCAAGGAGGCCCTGTGGTCGACGACGAAGGCAGGGCGCGAAACGGTGGAACGCTACCGGCGGGTGCGTGATCGCTGCCTGCTGGCGAGCGCCGCCGACGGACTCGGGGCGGCGGGCGGCAGCGGCAATGTCGCCCCGGGGCTCGCCGAGCTGGCCGGAATCCTCCGGGCGCTGTCCGGCCTCTACGACCAGGCGGCGCGAGCCGCGGCTTCGCTCTGACGAGGCGCCGACCGCCGTTCCCCGGACTTTCGACGAACCGAACGAACCACACAGGAACCCCTACGATGACGAGCCCCGACCACGACGCGCGCTGGCAGTTCTGGATCGACCGCGGCGGCACCTTCACCGACATCGTCGCGCGGCGGCCCGACGGCTCGCTGCAGACCGCCAAGCTCTTGTCGGAGAACCCGGAGCTCTACGCCGACGCGGCGGTCGAGGGCATCCGGCGCCTGCTCGGCCTGAAGGCGGGCGAGCCGGTCTCGCCCGAGCGGGTCGAGGCGGTGAAGATGGGCACAACGGTCGCCACCAACGCGCTGCTCGAGCGAAAGGGCGAGCCGCTGCTGCTGGTCGTCACCCGGGGCTTTCGCGACGCGCTGCGGATCGCCTTCCAGAACCGGCCGAAGCTGTTCGAGCGCCGCATCGTGCTGCCCGAGCTGCTCTATCGCGACGTGGTCGAGGTCGACGAGCGGATCTCGGCGAGCGGCGAGGTCGTCGTTCCCCTCGACGATGCCGGCGCGCGCGACGCGTTTCGCAAGGCCCACGATGCGGGGCTGCGCGCGATCGCGATCGTGCTGATGCACGGCTATCGCCACACCGATCACGAGCGGCGGCTGGCCGCGATCGCGCGCGAGGTCGGCTTCACGCAGATTTCGGTCTCGCACGAGGTCTCGCCGCTGATCCGCTTCGTGCCGCGAGGCGACACGACGGTCGTCGACGCCTACCTGTCGCCGGTCCTGCGCCGCTACGTCGACCGGGTCGCCGGGGCGATGGAGGGCGTGAAGCTGCAGTTCATGCAGTCCAACGGCGGCCTCACCGACGCGCGCACCTTCCAGGGCAAGGACTCGATCCTGTCGGGCCCGGCCGGCGGCATCGTCGGCATGGCGCGGGTCAGCAGCGCGGCCGGCTTCGACCGGATCATCGGCTTCGACATGGGCGGCACCTCGACCGACGTCTCGCACTACGCCGGCGAGTTCGAGCGCGAGCTCGACACGCAGGTGGCCGGCGTGCGGATGCGCGCGCCGATGATGAGCATCCACACGGTCGCGGCCGGCGGCGGCTCGATCCTGTTCTTCGACGGCGCGCGGATGCGGGTCGGCCCCGATTCGGCGGGGGCGAACCCGGGCCCCGCCTGCTATCGGCGCGGCGGCCCGCTCACGGTCACCGACGCGAACGTGATGCTCGGCAAGATCCAGCCTTCGTTCTTCCCGGCGGTGTTCGGCCCGGACGGCGACCAGCCGCTCGATGCCGGCGTGGTGCGCGAGAAGTTCGCCGCGCTGGCCGCCGAGATCGAGGCCGCGACCGGCCGGAAGATGCAGCCGGAGGAGGTGGCCCAGGGCTTCATCGACATCGCGGTGGCGAACATGGCCAACGCGATCAAGAAGATCTCGGTGCAGCGCGGCTACGACGTCACCAAGTACACGCTGACCACCTTCGGGGGCGCCGGCGGCCAGCACGCCTGCCTGGTGGCCGATGCGCTGGCGATGCCGACCGTGCTCGCCCATCCGCTGGCCGGCGTGCTGTCGGCCTACGGCATGGGCCTGGCCGAGCAGGTGGCGATGCGCGAGCGCTCGGTCGAGAAGGTGCTCGACGCCGACGGCCACGCCGAGGCCGAGCGCGTGCTCGACGAGCTCGAGGCGGCCGGTCGCGACGAGCTGGTCGCCCAGGGCGAGCCCGCGCGGCAGCTGCGCGCGATCCGCCGCGCGATGATCCGCTACCAGGGCACGGACACCGCGCTGGCCGTGTCGTGGGGCACGATCGCCGAGCTGCGCGATGCCTTCGAGCGCGCCTACCGGCAGCGATTCGCGTTCCTGCTTCCCGACCGCGCGCTGATCGTCGAATCGGCGGTCGTCGAGGTGCTGGGCGCCTCGCCCGAGGACGCGCTCGACGCGGCGGCCGGGGCGAAGGCGCCGACCACCGGCGGTGCCGGCGCCGCGAACCCCGAGGCCTCGGTCCGGATGTTCTCCGGCGGCGACTGGCACGACACGCCGATGTACCGGCGCGAGGCGATCCCGGCCGGCGCCAGGATCGACGGGCCGGCCATCGTCGTCGAGGCCACCGCGACCACGATCGTCGAGCCCGGCTGGCGCGCCGAGATGAGCGAGCGCGGCGACCTGGTGCTGGCGCGCTACCTCGCGCGCCCGAAGCGGGTCGCGGTCGGCACCGACGCCGATCCGGTGATGCTCGAGATCTTCAACAACCTGTTCATGTCGATCGCCGAGCAGATGGGCTACCGGCTGCAGAACACCGCGCACTCGGTCAACATCAAGGAGCGGCTCGACTTCTCCTGCGCGGTGTTCGACTCGCAGGGCAACCTGGTGGCCAACGCGCCGCACATGCCGGTGCATCTCGGGTCGATGGGCGCCAGCGTGCAGGCGATCATTCGCGAGCACGTGGCCCAGGAAGGCGCCGAGCCGCCGAAGGCGCCGCTCGCGCCCGGCGACGTCTACGTGCTGAACGACCCCTACGCCGGCGGCACGCACCTGCCCGACGTGACCGTGATCACGCCGGTCTTCGACGAGGCCGGCGAGAAGATCCTGTTCTACGTCGGCTCGCGCGGCCACCACGCCGACATCGGCGGCATCACGCCGGGCTCGATGCCGCCCGACAGCCGCACGATCGACGAAGAGGGCGTGCTGCTCACCGACTTCCACCTGGTCCAGGGGGGCAACTTCCGCGAGCAGGCGCTGCGCGACGCGCTGTCGTCGGCGAAGTACCCGGCCCGCAACCCGGACCAGAACATCGCCGACCTGCGCGCCCAGATCGCGGCCAACGAGAAGGGCCGAGAGGAGCTGCTGAAGATGGTCAGGCAGTTCGGACTCGATGTGGTCATGGCCTACATGGGCCACGTGCAGGACAACGCCGAGGAGTCGGTGCGCCGCGTGATCGGCGCGCTGAAGGACGGCGAGTTCGCGCTGCCGCTGGACAACGGCGCGACGATCCGCGCGAGGATCACCGTGGACCATGCGAGCCGCAGCGCCACGATCGACTTCAGCGGCACCTCGCAGCAGCTGCCGAACAACTTCAACGCGCCGCTCGCGGTCACGATGGCCGCGGTGCTGTACGTGTTCCGCACGCTGGTCGACGACGAGATCCCGATGAACGCCGGCTGCCTGAAGCCGATCACGGTGATCGTTCCCGAGGGCACGATGCTCAATCCGCGCCATCCGGCGGCGGTCGTGGCCGGCAACGTCGAGACCTCGATGTGCATCACCAACTGCCTGTACGGGGCGCTCGGCGTGATGGCCTCGGGCACGCCGACGATGAACAACTTCACCTTCGGCAATGCCCGCTACCAGTACTACGAGACGATCTCCGGCGGCTCGGGGGCGGGCGGCACGTTCGACGAGAAGGGCAGGCTGGTCGGCGGTTTCGACGGCACCGCGGTCGTGCAGACGCACATGACCAACTCGCGGCTGACCGACCCCGAGGTGCTCGAGCTGCGCTTCCCGGTGCGGCTCGAGAGCTACGAGATCCGCGCGGGGTCCGGCGGCGCCGGGCGCTGGCGCGGCGGCGACGGCGGCATCCGCAGGGTCCGCTTCCTCGAGCCGATGACCGCGTCGATCCTGTCCAACGGCCGGGTCCACCCGGCCTTCGGGGCGGCGGGCGGGCAACCGGGCGCGCCGGGCCGCAACTACGTCGTGCGGTCGGACGGCCGGGTCGAGGAGCTCGGCCACGCCGACAAGGCCGAACTCGCGGCCGGCGACGTCTTCGTCGTCGAGACGCCGGGCGGCGGCGGATTCGGGGAGCCCGCCGGCTCCTGAGGCCGGCGCTCCGCGCGAGGCAGGATCCGCGATGACGCTCGCCACGCTCGGCGGCATAGCCGGCGGCATCGGCCTGTTCCTGCTCGGGATGTGGCTGATGACCGACGGGCTCAAGACCGCGGCCGGGCCGGCCTTGCAGCGCATCCTCGCGCGCTTCACCGGCACCAGGCTGCGGGGCCTCGCGTCGGGGATGCTGGTGACCGCAGTCGTGCAGTCGTCGAGCGCGGTCACGATGGCCGCGATCGGCTTCGTCAACGCGGGCCTGCTGAACCTGCGCCAGTCGATGTGGGTACTGTTCGGGGCGAACGTCGGCACGACGATGACCGGCTGGCTGGTGGCGCTGGTCGGCCTTTCGCTGAAGGTCGAGGCGCTCGCGCTGCCGCTGGTCGGCGCCGGGATGCTGCTCAGGCTGAGCGATCCGAAGGGGCGGCGCGGCGCGCTCGGGGTCACGCTGGCCGGCTTCGGCGTCCTGTTCATCGGGATCGCGACCCTCCAGCAGGGCTTCGCCGGCCAGGGCCAGGCCTTCGCGCTGCCGCAGGGAATGGGGGAGCCGCTGAACACGGTCGCCCACGTGATCGCGGGCGCGCTGCTCACCGTGCTGATGCAGTCGTCCAGCGCCGCGATCGCCGTGGCGCTCAGCGCCGCCCAGGGGCTCTCGATCGGCCTGCACGACGCGGCCGCGGTGGTGATCGGTGCGAACGTCGGCACCACGGTGAAGGCGCTGCTGGCTGCAATGGGCGCCACGCCGAACGCGAAGCGCGCGGCGGCGGCCCATGTGGTCTTCAACCTGCTGACCGCCGCGGCGGCGATCGCGGCCCTGCCCTGGCTGGTCGACGCGATCCTGGCCCTCGGCGCGGCGACCGGGATCGGCGAGGAGCCCGCCGCGGTGCTGGCGCTGTTCCACACGCTGTTCAACGTGGCCGGGGTGATCTTCGTGTGGCCGATCGCGGACCGCCTGTCGAGCTTCCTCGAGAGGCGCTTTCGCAGCGCCGAGGAGGACGCTTCGCGCCCGCGCTTCCTGGACCGCCACGCGGCCGCCGTTCCCCAGCTCGCGCTCGATGCGATGGGACGGGAGCTCGACCGGATGGCGGCGATGACCTGGGGCATCGCGCTGCGGGCACTGCGGGCGCGCGGCGCGGAGCCGGGGCGCTTGCCGCTCGCCCGCGAGATCGAGGCCCTTCGCGGGCTCGACCACGCATTCGGTGATTTCGTCACGCTGGTCAATCGCGAGTCAATGCCGGGCGACGTCGCCGCGCGGATCACGCGGATGCTCTACGCCTCGCGCTACCTGGAGACCACGGTCGAGGCCGCCGAGCACCTCGACGCCGCGCACGCCGAGCGCGGCGCCCCGGCTCCCGAGACAGTCGGCGGGGCGCTGGCGGCCTTCGTCGACGATGCCGCCGCGGCGATCGACCGATGCGCGAGGCCGGACGGGCCCGACCCGGGGCTGGCGGGCGACGACACGCTGGCGCGGCTGCACCGCGACTACCTGGAAACCAAGGAGCGGCTGCTCGAGGCCGGCGCCCTCGGCCAGTTGCCGATCGTCGAGATGGACCGCGTCCTGCGCGGGGCCAGGCTCACCTGGCGGCTGGCGGACCAGGCGGTGCACGCGGCGATCGTGCTGCGGCAGATCCGCCATCCCGACGAGGAGCCGGATCGGGGGCTGCCGCCCCGGCAGCCGTCCGAGGCCGTCGAGCAGGGCGGGAGCATCGTCGCCGCGCTGGCCGAGCCCGCGCCATCGGCGCGCGATGGCGCCGATCCGGCTCTGCGATAATCGGCGGGTCTCGGACCCCGCCGTCGCGTGCGGGCCGAGTTCCTTCCCGTCACGCTCCTCCTCGTCCTCCTCGAAGCCATGGCCGTGCATCCCTTCCATCTCGCGTTTCCCGTCCACGATCTCGCCGCGGCGCGCGCCTTCTACGGCGACCTGCTCGGTTGCCCCGAGGGGCGAAGCTCCGACGAGTGGGTGGATTTCGATCTCTACGGCCACCAGGTCGTCGCGCACCTCGCGCCCGACGAGGCCCGGCAGGCCGCGACCAACGCGGTCGACGGCGACCAGGTACCGGTGCGCCATTTCGGCGTCGTGCTGCCGATGGACGACTGGCACGCGCTCGCCGATCGCCTGAAGGCGGCCGGCGTGTCCTTCGTGATCGAGCCGCACGTGCGCTTCAAGGGCCAGGTGGGCGAGCAGGCCACGATGTTCTTCCTCGATCCGTCGGGCAACGCGCTGGAGTTCAAGGCCTTCCGCGACATCGCGTCGCTGTTCGCGAAGTGACCGGCGCGCGCGCTCGCCGGTCCGCGAGCCGCGCGGCGCCCGGCTGAGCGGGACGCTGCGTGAGCGGACGCCTTCTGCTGCTCGGCGGCGGCCACACCCACCTGGCCGCGCTCGAGCGGCTGCGCGCGCTCCAGCCGCGCCGGCACGTCAGCCTGCTGGCACCTTCGCGCCGGCTGCTCTACTCGGGGATGATGCCCGGCTGGATGGCCGGCCAGTACCGCTTCGAAGACTGCGCGATCGACCTGCGCGCCCACTGCGAGCGCCTGGGCGTCGAATGGATCGAGGCCGAAGCGATCGACATCCGCTTCGACCAGCGCTGCGTGATCGACGCGCGCGGCGGCGGGCATGACTATTCGGAGCTTTCGATCAACGTCGGCTCGGCGATTCCGTTGCCGCCCGGGACCGGCGACCCGATCGGG
This genomic window from Zeimonas sediminis contains:
- a CDS encoding winged helix DNA-binding protein — translated: MDSRTAPGSRPASERPILSSSHLADGDWAGLSELEFGLIVAGHAFDRWIVRCMAAAGVPDLTVTDVLVLHHVHHRERAKKLADICFTLNYEDTHVVSYALRKLAGLGLVSSEKVGKEALWSTTKAGRETVERYRRVRDRCLLASAADGLGAAGGSGNVAPGLAELAGILRALSGLYDQAARAAASL
- a CDS encoding hydantoinase B/oxoprolinase family protein — translated: MTSPDHDARWQFWIDRGGTFTDIVARRPDGSLQTAKLLSENPELYADAAVEGIRRLLGLKAGEPVSPERVEAVKMGTTVATNALLERKGEPLLLVVTRGFRDALRIAFQNRPKLFERRIVLPELLYRDVVEVDERISASGEVVVPLDDAGARDAFRKAHDAGLRAIAIVLMHGYRHTDHERRLAAIAREVGFTQISVSHEVSPLIRFVPRGDTTVVDAYLSPVLRRYVDRVAGAMEGVKLQFMQSNGGLTDARTFQGKDSILSGPAGGIVGMARVSSAAGFDRIIGFDMGGTSTDVSHYAGEFERELDTQVAGVRMRAPMMSIHTVAAGGGSILFFDGARMRVGPDSAGANPGPACYRRGGPLTVTDANVMLGKIQPSFFPAVFGPDGDQPLDAGVVREKFAALAAEIEAATGRKMQPEEVAQGFIDIAVANMANAIKKISVQRGYDVTKYTLTTFGGAGGQHACLVADALAMPTVLAHPLAGVLSAYGMGLAEQVAMRERSVEKVLDADGHAEAERVLDELEAAGRDELVAQGEPARQLRAIRRAMIRYQGTDTALAVSWGTIAELRDAFERAYRQRFAFLLPDRALIVESAVVEVLGASPEDALDAAAGAKAPTTGGAGAANPEASVRMFSGGDWHDTPMYRREAIPAGARIDGPAIVVEATATTIVEPGWRAEMSERGDLVLARYLARPKRVAVGTDADPVMLEIFNNLFMSIAEQMGYRLQNTAHSVNIKERLDFSCAVFDSQGNLVANAPHMPVHLGSMGASVQAIIREHVAQEGAEPPKAPLAPGDVYVLNDPYAGGTHLPDVTVITPVFDEAGEKILFYVGSRGHHADIGGITPGSMPPDSRTIDEEGVLLTDFHLVQGGNFREQALRDALSSAKYPARNPDQNIADLRAQIAANEKGREELLKMVRQFGLDVVMAYMGHVQDNAEESVRRVIGALKDGEFALPLDNGATIRARITVDHASRSATIDFSGTSQQLPNNFNAPLAVTMAAVLYVFRTLVDDEIPMNAGCLKPITVIVPEGTMLNPRHPAAVVAGNVETSMCITNCLYGALGVMASGTPTMNNFTFGNARYQYYETISGGSGAGGTFDEKGRLVGGFDGTAVVQTHMTNSRLTDPEVLELRFPVRLESYEIRAGSGGAGRWRGGDGGIRRVRFLEPMTASILSNGRVHPAFGAAGGQPGAPGRNYVVRSDGRVEELGHADKAELAAGDVFVVETPGGGGFGEPAGS
- a CDS encoding Na/Pi cotransporter family protein, which codes for MTLATLGGIAGGIGLFLLGMWLMTDGLKTAAGPALQRILARFTGTRLRGLASGMLVTAVVQSSSAVTMAAIGFVNAGLLNLRQSMWVLFGANVGTTMTGWLVALVGLSLKVEALALPLVGAGMLLRLSDPKGRRGALGVTLAGFGVLFIGIATLQQGFAGQGQAFALPQGMGEPLNTVAHVIAGALLTVLMQSSSAAIAVALSAAQGLSIGLHDAAAVVIGANVGTTVKALLAAMGATPNAKRAAAAHVVFNLLTAAAAIAALPWLVDAILALGAATGIGEEPAAVLALFHTLFNVAGVIFVWPIADRLSSFLERRFRSAEEDASRPRFLDRHAAAVPQLALDAMGRELDRMAAMTWGIALRALRARGAEPGRLPLAREIEALRGLDHAFGDFVTLVNRESMPGDVAARITRMLYASRYLETTVEAAEHLDAAHAERGAPAPETVGGALAAFVDDAAAAIDRCARPDGPDPGLAGDDTLARLHRDYLETKERLLEAGALGQLPIVEMDRVLRGARLTWRLADQAVHAAIVLRQIRHPDEEPDRGLPPRQPSEAVEQGGSIVAALAEPAPSARDGADPALR
- a CDS encoding VOC family protein; its protein translation is MAVHPFHLAFPVHDLAAARAFYGDLLGCPEGRSSDEWVDFDLYGHQVVAHLAPDEARQAATNAVDGDQVPVRHFGVVLPMDDWHALADRLKAAGVSFVIEPHVRFKGQVGEQATMFFLDPSGNALEFKAFRDIASLFAK